TCATCAAGATCGAGCCCCCACAGGGCGATGACACCCGCTACGTCTCGGTCGGCCCGGCGCCGGGGATGAGCGGCGTCTTCGTGAACGTCAATCGCGGCAAGCGCGGCGTCACTCTGGACCTGAAGTCCGAAGCCGGCCGAACCGCCCTGCAGGCCCTCATCGAACGTGCCGATGTCTTCATCCACTCGATGCGCGCCGCGGCGATCGGCCGGCTCGGACTGAGCTACGCCGAGGTCGCCGCCATCAAACCGGACATCGTGTACACCAACTGCTACGGGTACAGCCGGCGCGGTCCCAAGCGGGACCTGCCCGCCTACGACGACACCATTCAAGCCGCCTGCGGGTTGCCGTCCGTGCAGCAGCAGCTGACCGGCGAAGCCAACTATGTAGGGACGATCGTGGCCGACAAGGTCGCCGGCCTGACCGCGCTCTACGCCACGATGATGGCCCTTTTCCATCGGGAACGCACCGGTGAAGGGCAGGAGGTGGAGATCGGCATGTTCGAGGCCATGGCCTCGTTCATGCTGGTCGAGCACGCCAACGGCGCGATGTTCGACCCGCCCCTGGGCCCCGCTGTCTACCCGCGCACGGTGGCGCCCAACCGGCGGCCGTACCGCACCAGCGACGGTTACGTCTCGGCCCTGATCTACAACGACAAACATTGGGCCGCCTTCACCGATGCGGTGCGACCGGAATGGAACAGCGAGCGGTACGCGACGCTGGAGGGCCGGGCGCGGCAGATCGACACCGTGTATGCACTGCTCGCCGAGACGTTCGCCCAGCGCACCACCCGGGAATGGCTGGACCTGCTCCGCGAGCTGGAGATACCGGCATCGGCGCTGTCGTCTCCGGCGGCGTTGTTCGACGATCCGCAACTGGACGCCGTGGGTTTCTTCGAGACCGTGGACAGCCCCCATGGACCGGTGCGCTTCCCGGGTGTTCCGACCTGGTTCTCCCGTACTCCCGGCGGGGTCGCGGGGCCGGCTCCGGACCTGGGCGCACACACGTCCGAGGTGCTCGGCGAATTGGGCCTGAGCTGGATCGAGTCCGGCGTCGACGGGGTAGCCACCGAACCGGTGTGAGCGCCACCCGCTCCGGTCTGCCACCTGCACCGCGGCCGAGCGGACCGCTCGGCAAATCCGTTGCGGTTCTTCGGTAATTCCGCGTGTCGCACCCCGATTCTGAGCGCGTCGCCCCTAAACTTTCTCGGATCAAGAGGAGGGGCAGCGACGTATCGGCATCAAATTCGGCGCCGGACGAGGACGTGGTCAGGGCGCGCTGACAGCGAAAACCGAGCCGGGCGGAAAGAATCCCGCACCGGCACGTTCTGCACCCAAATCGCGCTGGGTTGCTCCGTTACGGCGCGCCGGTCGGCTGGCGGCATGGGACCGGGGGGACCGGCCTAGCGGCATTCCCGCGCTGGACGGCCTGCGTGCCATAGCCGTAGCTCTGGTTCTGGTCGGGCACGGCGGTGTTCCCGGCGTCAGCGGTGGGTTCATCGGCGTCGACATCTTCTTCGTCCTCAGCGGATTCCTGATCACCTCGCTGTTGCTCGATGAATTGGGGCGCGCCGGTCGCATCGATCTCACCGGCTTCTGGATCCGGCGCGCTCGCCGCCTGCTGCCGGCGCTGGTGCTGATGGTGCTCACCGTGGGCGTGGCCCGCGAATTTCTGCCCTACCAGTCTCTCGACGGCCTGCGCGGCGACGCGATCGCCGCCTTCGCCTGGGTGGCCAACTGGCGATTCGTGGCTCAGAAGACCGACTACTTCACCCAGGGTGCGCCGTCGCCGCTGCAACACACCTGGTCCCTCGGGGTTGAGGAGCAGTACTACATCGTCTGGCCGG
This genomic stretch from Mycobacterium paragordonae harbors:
- a CDS encoding CaiB/BaiF CoA transferase family protein, yielding MSESKPGPLAGVRVVDLTAMVMGPYCTQIMADMGADVIKIEPPQGDDTRYVSVGPAPGMSGVFVNVNRGKRGVTLDLKSEAGRTALQALIERADVFIHSMRAAAIGRLGLSYAEVAAIKPDIVYTNCYGYSRRGPKRDLPAYDDTIQAACGLPSVQQQLTGEANYVGTIVADKVAGLTALYATMMALFHRERTGEGQEVEIGMFEAMASFMLVEHANGAMFDPPLGPAVYPRTVAPNRRPYRTSDGYVSALIYNDKHWAAFTDAVRPEWNSERYATLEGRARQIDTVYALLAETFAQRTTREWLDLLRELEIPASALSSPAALFDDPQLDAVGFFETVDSPHGPVRFPGVPTWFSRTPGGVAGPAPDLGAHTSEVLGELGLSWIESGVDGVATEPV